The Sagittula sp. P11 genome window below encodes:
- a CDS encoding DUF1330 domain-containing protein, whose product MPALWIAHVSVTDAEAYGKYAELAGPAIAAHGGEFIARGGRYVQLEGRDRPRNVVARFPSVEAAVECYNSDAYQAALDHARGASERDLMVVEITE is encoded by the coding sequence ATGCCAGCACTCTGGATCGCGCATGTGTCGGTCACCGACGCCGAGGCCTACGGAAAATACGCCGAACTGGCGGGGCCCGCCATCGCCGCCCACGGCGGAGAATTCATCGCGCGCGGCGGCCGTTACGTGCAGCTTGAAGGCCGTGACCGGCCGCGGAACGTGGTTGCCCGCTTCCCCAGCGTCGAGGCTGCGGTGGAGTGCTACAACTCGGATGCCTATCAGGCGGCGCTGGATCACGCCCGCGGTGCCTCCGAACGCGACCTGATGGTGGTCGAGATCACCGAGTGA
- a CDS encoding MOSC domain-containing protein, translated as MIPLAELRRRFAGPGRVDWIGLRPARLAPPLSVTRCTVTESGLEGDHGRGGKRAVTLIQAEHIPVIAALCGRTVTAEMLRRNIVVSGLNLTAAREFGLQIGEVELEITAPCAPCSRMETVLGQGGYTAMRGHGGWCARVVTTGEIELGHRVIHRS; from the coding sequence GTGATCCCGCTTGCAGAGCTGCGCCGCCGCTTTGCCGGGCCGGGGCGGGTCGACTGGATCGGCCTCCGGCCCGCCCGGCTGGCACCCCCGCTTTCCGTCACCCGCTGCACGGTGACGGAAAGCGGGTTGGAGGGCGACCACGGGCGCGGCGGCAAGCGTGCCGTCACCCTGATCCAGGCCGAACACATCCCCGTCATCGCGGCGCTCTGCGGGAGGACGGTCACGGCAGAGATGCTTCGCCGCAATATCGTGGTTTCCGGGCTCAACCTGACCGCCGCGCGGGAGTTCGGCCTTCAGATCGGCGAGGTCGAGTTGGAGATCACCGCTCCCTGCGCGCCGTGCTCACGGATGGAGACGGTTCTGGGGCAGGGCGGTTACACCGCGATGAGAGGGCACGGCGGCTGGTGCGCCCGGGTGGTGACAACGGGTGAAATCGAACTCGGTCACAGGGTTATCCACAGGAGTTGA